Sequence from the Cryptococcus neoformans var. neoformans JEC21 chromosome 1, complete sequence genome:
ATAGAAGACCGCCTAGCTGAAAAGATATAAGGGAGATGTTTTTTAACAAATTATTGTACAGCATTATAGAAGCGTTGGTACGTGTAGTAAGAGGTTGGAGTTTGCGAGAACGTGGGAGCAGACTGGAGTGCCTAGGTGGAGGTGTAGTAAcagcaggaaggagagatcAGGGACGcaaacaagaagaagaagggtggcGTGGCCGTTGGATTCTTTGTAGATCTGTTTCCggttttttctttctatGCAACAACAAGCTAGTATTATGACATAAGAGAGCCTCCGACACTTGGATGCTTGGATCGCCGTTCGTTAGGTGCCAGTCTGTTGTTTATCGAGATTACTCCTTATAATTTACAGGTTCGTTCGAACGCCGCAGAGCCACAACAGATGATCGTGATTGTATCTCAATTAATAGGATGATGCGTGTACGGCTTTTTTCTATGGGTTACAAACAGTGCTATGTTGAGATCTAGATTATCTGCCTCCAGTTCATTTACTGCATGTGGGTCAGGTATTAGTAAGGGTTTCTCCTTGTCGTGTTACCTCGCTCGGTCCAGTCGGCTACTCCTGTGCCTCGCACTTTAGCCTCCACCTCACTAAGTCGGCGGTATCATGGTGTTCACGCATTGGCCTTTTCTACGCATCTCGTCTttcgttcttctcttcctttcttttcaaGATTGTCTCACGCAATCCACTTGCACACCTGCTCTTGACCTACCGCGTCCTTCCCAATCGCATGGAATATACACAACAGACCTAATCGTCACTCAAAGAGAGCTCGCAGAGTTGTCAATAAGACCATCAAGGATTAGTAGACTCTGCGTGGTTGTTCTACGTCACCGTCACATCGTATTCAGATAGAAATTGTGAAAGATGTCAGGAGGCAATATCAAGGTCGTCGTTAGGTGAGTAGCTCTTGTTGTTTGGAATAATTTATGACTGACATGGGCGCAGGTGCCGGCCACTCAATGCAAGAGGTACGCCGCGAAATTGGAAGCAAGACACAACGTTGAAAGCTCACCAAAAGAACCTGACGCTGGTGAATAGAGATTGCGAGGGGTTCAAAGGAGCTTATCCGTATGGAAGGGAGCCAGACTATTCTGGATCCTCCTGAAGCAACGGGGGGGGCATCCTCAAAGGCAATCGAAAAGAAGCCCAtgatcttttcttttggtgCGTGGTCATCCTCGCATGGAAACTAAGTAATTAACAATAACTTGAGTAGATAAATCATACTGGTCTGCTGGCCCTAAAGATGATCCCAGATATGCTTCACAACAGACTTTGTATGAGGATTTAGGAGCAGATCTGTTGGATCATAGTTTTGAGGGATTCAACACCTGTATTTTTGCCTGTGAGTCTATGTTTTTGACATTTTTCATTAACTAAAATGGGGGTTAAGACGGACAGACAGGAAGGTGAGTCATGGGGTAATGTAAGCGAAGGAGTTACTGAATCATGAGACTATTCTAGTGGAAAGAGCTGTGAGTAGTTGATGCGTACCGGGGCAATGAAACGCTAATATGCTCTGCAGACTCAATGATGGGATGTAAGCAGTACTAATCCTCCAACGACTGTATATTTGCCTGATGTCTATTCCAGATGGTGCCGAAAAAGGTATAATACCGCTTACAACATCAGAGCTTTTTCGAAGGATCGAAGCACGCATGGGCAGTGATGTCAATTTGTCATATACGGTAGAAGTATCTTATATCGAAATATACAATGAAAAGTGAGCCATGCTATATGCGCACCCGCATGATGTTGTCTAACGCTGTGTAGAGTAAGGGATCTTTTGAATCCCAAAAATAAGGGCAACCTGCGCGTACGGGAGCATCCATCCCTGGGGCCATACGTAGAAGACCTCAGTCGATTGGTCGTAGAAAATTATACACAAATGATGACACTCATGGATGAAGGTAATAAGGTGAGATGGAACCGTGCTATATAACAACTGGCTAAAAGTCATTTTCAGGCTCGTACCGTGGCGTCCACGAATATGAACGAAACATCTTCCCGATCGCATGCCGTCTTCACCTTGGTTGTCAGTGTAAATTCCGAATCATTATCGTAAGGCTGACTCATCGTGATAGCTTACGCAAAAGCGTCATGACCCACAAACCCAGATGACTGGAGAAAAAGTATCCAAGATATCCCTTGTCGATCTCGCGGGTAGCGAACGACAAGCCTCAACAGGAGCTACAGTACGCTCCCTCTctcaccttcctcaccGGTATGGATTATTCTAATTGCTGGGCAATAGGGTACCCGTCTGAAAGAAGGAGCCAACATCAACAAGTCCTTGACGACACTTGGCAAAGTCATTTCTGCACTCGCTCAAGCAGGGCAAaataaaagaaaaaaagaagagcatGTGCCTTACCGGGACTCTGTCTTGACTTGGCTACTGAAAGAAAGCTTGGGAGGTAATAGTAAGACGGCAATGATCGCGGCCATTTCGTAAGTCAGACCGACGACCCACTCTCAATTACGCGCGCAAAGCTGAACCGCCTTTCCCAGTCCTGCAGATTGTAAGTCTTGATGTGGCGTTCAAATTGGCAACATTAACTAGTTGTATGTTCAGACGAGGAGACTTTGAGGTGAGTTATTTGGTTTCATCTTTGGGGATTACATACTGACCCCGTAGTCAGTACATTGCGATATGCCGATGCagccaagaagatcaagacgCATGCCATCGTCAATGAAGATCCCAATGCTAAACTCATCCGGTGCGTTGCCGCTCCTTCGATCTAGCTTGTTAACTTGGCTGATACACGATAACCACAGCGAACTCAAAGAGGAGCTGGAGCGTAAGAATAAGCATTCACACACTGTCCAAGGCTCGCTAACATTGTCCTACATTAGTTCTTCGAAGCAGAGTGCTCATGAGCGGACTTTCAGACGAATCTTCTTATGATCCGAGCATTCCTCCCGAAAAGCAGATCGTCACCTACATAACCAAAGAAGGTGAGATCCGAAAAGTCACCAAGCTCGAACTTCAAGACCAGTTAGAGGCGTCAGAAAAGCTCATGGAAAGTCTGAACCTGACATGGGAGGAAAAGCTGCAAAAGACGCAGGCGATCCATAtagaaagggaaaaggctTTGGAGGAGCTTGGTATCAGCATTGATACGAACGTGAGTAACTTTATTAACGCGATAGTAATTAGACCTGACTCCTTGCAGATGGTGGGAGTCCATGCACCTCAaaatcatccatcattGGTCAACCTCAATGAGGGTAGGTCAAGCTCTTCGAAGGTACTGGCTCGGACTGACTTATTCCTTAGATCCCCTCATGTCGGAAGTACGTCCCATAAAAATAAGCCGAGCTGACTCATTAGTGTCTCATATATCAAATCAAACCTGGCACTACAATTGCCGGTGCTGTTGACGAAGACAAAGCCCATATCAAGTTGTCCGGCACACACATCCTTCCCGAACATTGTTCTTTCACCAATGACGAGGGTGTAGTCACCATTGAAGCTATGCCTGATGCTCGCACTTTCGTGAATGGGAAAAGGGTCCCTCCAAATTCGCCAGTAAAACTCTTGAATGGTTTCCGAGTGATCCTAGGTGATTCCCACGTATTCCGCTTCAATGATCCTGCTGCCGTCAGGgcagagaggaagaaattgaGAATATCATCCAGCACTGATGAAAATGGGAGCTTAACTCCGGGGTTAAGACCGGATTCACCAAGCTCTAGGGTGGATACCGAGTTGATGGATTGGACCGCAGCAAGAAGGGAAGTGGCCGATATCGAGAAACTGGCCGATCAAGATTTGGATAAACTCTACGATGACATTGTACGTAATCTGACGATTGTACGAAGGAAGACTGACATGCTGCTGCAGCTCAAGCTTCGTACGCAACGTAGACGACCAGAGAGTCGTATGGACATTGCGGACTTCGATTCTCATTTTGAGAGGTCTGCCAATCCTTTGAGCAATCCCTGGGCTGGTCCTGGTCAGACGGCTACCATGACTTCAAATAGCCTGGCTACTCCAGTCGGTCCGGATGTCGATGTCAATATTGTTGATGAACAATCTGAGACATCCGCTGAGCAAGCCCTGCACACCAGTAGCGCATTACAAACGCCAGCGTACGACCAGAAAGCTGCTGATGCAAAGCTTCATCAAGAGCATCTGACAAAGCAGCTCAGAATGATGGCGCAGGAGGTTAAAAGAATCCGTTCACAGGCTGCACGGGCGAAGGCAATGGAGCcaggagagatggagccAGCCGATTGGAACGCTGAGGAAGTGCGGAAGCTCAGACGTGTAGTGGAAAAGTGGAAGCGGTTGAGAGGCTATAAGATGGCGGAGGAGATTTTACTAGGGGCTGTAGATATCCGAGAGGCCAACATCATTGCGTGAGTGGTTCTGTCTCGTCCGTTAATGACCGCTAACTAATTAGCTG
This genomic interval carries:
- a CDS encoding kinesin, putative; protein product: MSGGNIKVVVRCRPLNAREIARGSKELIRMEGSQTILDPPEATGGASSKAIEKKPMIFSFDKSYWSAGPKDDPRYASQQTLYEDLGADLLDHSFEGFNTCIFAYGQTGSGKSYSMMGYGAEKGIIPLTTSELFRRIEARMGSDVNLSYTVEVSYIEIYNEKVRDLLNPKNKGNLRVREHPSLGPYVEDLSRLVVENYTQMMTLMDEGNKARTVASTNMNETSSRSHAVFTLVLTQKRHDPQTQMTGEKVSKISLVDLAGSERQASTGATGTRLKEGANINKSLTTLGKVISALAQAGQNKRKKEEHVPYRDSVLTWLLKESLGGNSKTAMIAAISPADYEETLSTLRYADAAKKIKTHAIVNEDPNAKLIRELKEELELLRSRVLMSGLSDESSYDPSIPPEKQIVTYITKEGEIRKVTKLELQDQLEASEKLMESLNLTWEEKLQKTQAIHIEREKALEELGISIDTNMVGVHAPQNHPSLVNLNEDPLMSECLIYQIKPGTTIAGAVDEDKAHIKLSGTHILPEHCSFTNDEGVVTIEAMPDARTFVNGKRVPPNSPVKLLNGFRVILGDSHVFRFNDPAAVRAERKKLRISSSTDENGSLTPGLRPDSPSSRVDTELMDWTAARREVADIEKLADQDLDKLYDDILKLRTQRRRPESRMDIADFDSHFERSANPLSNPWAGPGQTATMTSNSLATPVGPDVDVNIVDEQSETSAEQALHTSSALQTPAYDQKAADAKLHQEHLTKQLRMMAQEVKRIRSQAARAKAMEPGEMEPADWNAEEVRKLRRVVEKWKRLRGYKMAEEILLGAVDIREANIIAKHMEKQVTYNFLVVNGAIASPTSSLDEQKGIIEFEDVSGSGIQHINGPVVVVKVIDWRAKSVYTWDLPRFRQQLIKMRHMYALKEKPNYSVHFEVDGPFTDVPPPSYSFIGSAKVPLRLLGNHLSYAVTVPIMCQYTMEAVGSCRVTFKADSLDDVFGRSAQISSDRLLNSTISPGSRLVFTFIVDSVKGLSSTDYASIHAQTRLSSLIGPSIVSEDTFASQSVDLDKSSGTRLILKKTISTVVTPEIIQYITNEYAVVEFFAKAKTEYLERLERWDVNHEVLPTVPTCTTPTKSGGGNSLMRRCETDFVAPERHDILATISILELASSGEYLPAEVYDDIFQLHQGLQRRLRIKLVHSSGKALPWEKLEHVSTGDIRLVDKSGAASVGKPLIELRMSDQVVEHHPDGTLSLEAEGVWDTASHACRHLDRRTLPGQQHLLIRLTWLVSVPTLSEPVTFQVDLPLKILGRDAKRSSFLFFWSASKVFKNMTRIFVVECAPPIARSANELWRLDTGGKHVKGEETLGNWKPRSLGLLDDWKKMCRAQIGLAEVAVTKIVLEMWREDEEGSEGEKEDGEEEEQGDEEKKKTLMGKCLGLWQKAIANRVEIDVKRESLEEEAISRKLRKLLPDLEPKPVPTVKLQRRIDNVIKSGHLMLLRDSQADQWEKIFFVLRPPYLHVHESAREREVQVINLTGSYVATSPEVEMLLKRRWAFTVFTPTNSYILQAASENERKDWISVISTSAE